In Paenibacillus kyungheensis, the following are encoded in one genomic region:
- a CDS encoding YwbE family protein, producing MSGQTRANIKAGIEVDIVLKQDQRTGKLTRGIVKDILTNSPNHPHGIKVRLQSGDVGRVKHIINSNV from the coding sequence ATGAGTGGTCAGACACGCGCGAATATTAAAGCAGGAATCGAAGTCGATATTGTACTCAAACAAGATCAACGCACAGGCAAATTAACAAGAGGAATTGTCAAAGATATCTTAACCAATTCACCCAATCATCCACATGGAATCAAAGTACGCCTTCAATCAGGAGACGTAGGACGGGTAAAACATATTATTAATAGCAACGTGTAA
- a CDS encoding ABC transporter substrate-binding protein yields MYSIKKVSMILTTIVLIAILAACGQSTTPTSSTSAPTSTDTPATTNKTITYKAANGEVQVPSHPQRVVVIADSYYGYLYALGIKPIATIDYVFQSAILKETTEGVTNLGNNPDVEKVLALNPDLIVVWDNDKNIENYEQIAPTVAIKYGQYTYKDLLQEFGKMTGTEYKAKEVAAAWESKINKLKPQVQAAVGDKTVSILQPYAKGIYAMGDTYGRGGEIIYQALGLKGTPMLQKEAIDSGKGFASLSLENLPDFAGDYIFTSPWGGDGDKDGSNVYNSSLWKDLPAVKNNHVFKIDPIAYYFNDPISMNGQLDYIVKCLTQS; encoded by the coding sequence ATGTATAGTATCAAAAAGGTAAGTATGATCTTAACGACGATTGTGCTAATTGCTATTCTGGCAGCTTGTGGTCAAAGCACGACACCCACATCTTCTACATCTGCACCAACCTCTACAGATACACCAGCAACAACGAATAAGACGATTACATACAAAGCAGCAAATGGTGAAGTCCAAGTACCCAGTCATCCTCAGCGCGTAGTTGTGATAGCAGATAGTTATTACGGATATTTGTATGCATTAGGGATCAAGCCGATTGCAACAATTGATTATGTATTTCAAAGTGCAATTTTAAAAGAAACGACCGAAGGTGTAACCAACTTAGGTAATAACCCTGATGTCGAAAAAGTATTAGCTCTAAATCCAGATCTAATTGTAGTCTGGGATAACGATAAAAATATAGAAAATTATGAGCAAATTGCTCCTACTGTTGCGATCAAATACGGACAATATACGTATAAGGATTTATTGCAAGAATTCGGTAAAATGACAGGCACAGAGTACAAAGCTAAAGAAGTAGCCGCTGCCTGGGAAAGCAAAATCAACAAGCTAAAACCACAAGTACAAGCCGCAGTCGGCGACAAAACAGTATCTATTCTACAACCATATGCTAAAGGGATCTATGCGATGGGTGATACGTATGGTCGTGGAGGAGAGATTATTTATCAAGCATTAGGTCTTAAAGGTACACCGATGTTACAAAAAGAAGCTATTGATAGTGGCAAAGGTTTTGCAAGTCTTTCTCTTGAAAATCTGCCTGATTTCGCAGGCGATTATATTTTCACTTCACCGTGGGGTGGAGATGGTGACAAAGATGGAAGTAACGTATACAACAGCAGTCTATGGAAAGACTTGCCGGCAGTGAAAAATAATCACGTATTCAAAATTGATCCGATTGCTTATTATTTCAACGATCCGATTTCGATGAATGGACAGCTTGATTATATTGTAAAATGCCTAACTCAATCGTAA
- a CDS encoding MIP/aquaporin family protein: protein MSPFIAELVGTMILIALGAGVSAGVALKGSFAESSGWMVITAGWGLGVGMAVYAVGDISGAHLNPAVTLALAFNGDFPWSQVPSYILAQMIGAMAGALLVYLQYLPHWKATPDPATKLGVFSTSPAIKHPVGNMLSEIIGTFIFVMVLLSMGANQFTEGVHPLIVGLLVVSIGLSLGGTTGYAINPARDLGPRLMHTLLPIAGKGSSNWRYAWVPFIGPLLGGSIGGLFYKNVFQGQSTPMLWVLLLVTVICLFFAHRSGRKTQESVSSKVTA, encoded by the coding sequence ATGTCACCATTTATAGCTGAATTGGTAGGAACGATGATTCTGATTGCATTAGGCGCTGGTGTTTCTGCCGGGGTTGCACTCAAAGGATCTTTTGCAGAAAGTTCTGGTTGGATGGTTATCACCGCAGGTTGGGGTCTTGGAGTAGGAATGGCAGTATATGCTGTCGGCGATATTAGTGGGGCTCATTTGAACCCGGCTGTAACATTAGCACTTGCATTTAACGGCGATTTTCCATGGAGTCAGGTTCCATCATATATTCTGGCACAGATGATCGGAGCTATGGCAGGCGCATTACTGGTCTACTTACAATACTTACCGCACTGGAAAGCAACTCCAGATCCTGCGACTAAATTAGGCGTGTTTTCAACTTCACCGGCTATTAAACATCCTGTCGGAAATATGTTGAGTGAAATTATCGGTACATTTATTTTTGTCATGGTATTGTTATCTATGGGTGCCAATCAATTTACAGAAGGTGTTCATCCATTGATTGTCGGTTTATTAGTTGTTAGTATCGGATTGTCGCTTGGAGGTACAACAGGGTATGCTATTAATCCAGCTCGTGATCTAGGTCCTCGTCTGATGCATACATTGTTACCGATTGCTGGTAAAGGATCTTCCAATTGGCGATACGCTTGGGTTCCATTTATCGGTCCATTGTTAGGCGGTTCAATTGGTGGTCTATTTTATAAAAATGTATTTCAGGGTCAAAGCACCCCGATGTTATGGGTATTATTACTGGTTACGGTGATTTGCTTGTTTTTCGCTCATCGTTCAGGTCGCAAAACACAAGAATCTGTTTCTAGCAAAGTAACCGCTTAA
- a CDS encoding glycerol-3-phosphate dehydrogenase/oxidase, with the protein MNTTFSAQNRANALEHMSSDVLDVLVIGGGITGSGIALDAVTRGMKTGLVEMQDYAAGTSSRSTKLVHGGLRYLKQFEVKMVAEVGKERAVVYENGPHVTTPEWMLLPFHKGGTFGSFSTSIGLRVYDYLAGVKRNERRKMLSVKETMGKEPLIKKDGLQGGGYYVEYRTDDARLTIEVIKEAVKRGAYASNYTKASEFIYENGKLKGVKVTDTISGQEYSIFARKVINAAGPWVDTLRQLDKSKKGKVLQMTKGIHLVIDHERFPLEQAVYFDTPDGRMVFAIPRDGKTYVGTTDTVYKADPIHPQMTLEDRDYVLKAINYMFPTVKVTAADVESSWAGVRPLIYEEGKDPSEISRKDEVWQSDSGLITIAGGKLTGYRKMAEMVIDLAAELIGKEQGKKFKPCQTKHMAISGGDVGGSANLPAFILQQGDKGRQAGLTIEQAEYLAGFYGSNVSKLFDLVRQSDSIADELKLPADIRARIAYAIQEEMTVKPVDFFIRRTGALFFNINWVHEWKQPVIEYMSRRFNWTADQKRRYTDELEGHLHDAVVPVDAPTKSEFAV; encoded by the coding sequence ATGAATACAACATTTTCAGCACAAAACAGAGCAAATGCATTAGAACATATGAGCAGTGACGTATTAGATGTACTGGTAATCGGTGGCGGAATTACAGGATCAGGGATTGCTTTAGATGCTGTTACTCGCGGAATGAAAACAGGGCTGGTAGAAATGCAGGATTATGCCGCAGGAACATCCAGTCGTTCTACGAAACTGGTTCATGGTGGATTGCGTTATTTGAAGCAATTTGAAGTGAAGATGGTTGCAGAAGTAGGGAAAGAACGTGCTGTCGTATATGAAAATGGACCGCATGTCACTACACCAGAATGGATGCTACTTCCTTTTCACAAAGGCGGAACATTCGGTAGCTTCAGTACTTCAATCGGTCTACGTGTATACGATTACTTAGCAGGCGTCAAAAGAAATGAACGTCGTAAAATGTTAAGTGTTAAAGAAACGATGGGCAAAGAACCTTTGATCAAAAAAGATGGTCTACAAGGTGGCGGTTATTATGTAGAATACCGTACCGATGATGCTCGCTTAACGATTGAAGTAATCAAAGAAGCAGTAAAACGTGGTGCTTATGCGTCTAACTATACCAAAGCATCTGAATTTATTTATGAAAATGGCAAGCTAAAAGGTGTAAAAGTCACCGATACGATTAGCGGTCAAGAATATAGTATTTTCGCTCGCAAAGTAATCAATGCAGCCGGTCCATGGGTAGATACACTTCGTCAATTGGATAAATCCAAAAAAGGTAAAGTGCTACAAATGACTAAAGGGATTCATTTGGTTATCGATCATGAGCGTTTCCCGTTAGAACAAGCTGTTTATTTTGATACACCGGATGGTCGGATGGTATTTGCGATTCCGAGAGATGGCAAAACGTATGTTGGTACAACCGATACCGTCTACAAAGCAGATCCGATCCACCCACAAATGACACTGGAAGATCGTGATTATGTATTAAAAGCGATTAACTATATGTTCCCAACTGTGAAAGTTACAGCCGCTGATGTCGAATCAAGCTGGGCAGGTGTACGTCCATTGATCTATGAAGAAGGTAAAGATCCTTCTGAAATTTCGCGTAAAGATGAAGTATGGCAATCAGATAGTGGCTTGATTACGATTGCGGGTGGTAAATTAACAGGTTACCGCAAAATGGCGGAAATGGTTATAGATCTAGCTGCTGAATTGATCGGCAAAGAACAAGGCAAAAAATTCAAACCTTGTCAGACCAAACATATGGCAATCTCTGGTGGGGATGTAGGCGGTTCAGCGAACTTACCTGCTTTTATTTTGCAACAAGGAGACAAAGGTAGACAAGCTGGATTAACAATAGAACAAGCGGAATATCTAGCAGGCTTCTACGGTTCCAATGTAAGCAAATTATTCGATCTGGTACGTCAATCAGACTCTATCGCAGATGAATTGAAATTACCAGCAGATATTCGCGCTCGTATTGCGTATGCTATTCAAGAAGAAATGACAGTCAAACCGGTCGATTTCTTTATCCGTCGTACAGGAGCTTTATTCTTCAATATCAATTGGGTACATGAATGGAAACAACCTGTGATCGAATATATGTCCAGACGTTTTAACTGGACAGCCGACCAAAAACGTCGTTACACTGACGAATTAGAAGGACATTTACATGATGCTGTTGTACCTGTCGATGCTCCAACGAAAAGCGAATTTGCAGTCTAA
- a CDS encoding YqkE family protein codes for MAKKNRASARPTATPAQDRPATLKDMLSADVLDKLKAQATELKAEEQQRKEKQQQEADDARKAEQKRRDNDFEYLLENTKQDWKKFK; via the coding sequence ATGGCTAAGAAAAATAGAGCATCTGCAAGACCGACAGCCACACCAGCACAAGATCGACCAGCTACACTCAAAGACATGCTAAGTGCTGATGTATTAGATAAGCTCAAAGCGCAAGCAACCGAGCTCAAAGCAGAAGAGCAACAACGCAAAGAAAAACAACAACAAGAAGCAGACGATGCTCGCAAAGCAGAACAAAAACGTCGTGATAACGATTTTGAATATTTGCTCGAAAACACCAAACAAGACTGGAAAAAATTCAAATAA
- a CDS encoding hemolysin family protein, with the protein MEFLNLILVIVLILLTAFFVASEYSIIRVRISKINQLADEGNKNAVAVQNIISKLDEFLSACQLGTTLTSLALGWLGESTIEELLHPIFVWVHVPAGLESVISFIIAFLLLTYFEVLIGELVPKSFAIQLAEPMALFFARPMMIFYRITYPFNWVLSRSARLITGLFGVKPISEQDAAQSEAELRFALSEGFKSGNITPTEYRYLNNVFEFDELVGSEIMVPRTEMKYIGHEAKLADFYELVKEEPYSLIPVALDGDKDRIIGLLNVKEVLRDAVSHPHTPTDPIAPFIKPVLQLIETVPARELLGQMQKQNIHMAVLLDEYGGTAGMVTLEDILEEIVGDIPSKSDIEPAATPAIHKLGDKHYRLQPLALIHEVNRRLGTDIEAGEAYTIGGWIWAQKFNIHEGESVRVEEYEFTVTRMENRHIKEIEVTTFEEDEEEEQE; encoded by the coding sequence ATGGAATTTTTGAATTTGATATTGGTTATTGTACTGATTTTATTAACAGCCTTTTTTGTAGCATCTGAGTATTCGATTATTCGTGTACGTATTTCCAAGATCAATCAACTGGCTGATGAAGGTAACAAAAATGCAGTTGCTGTTCAGAATATTATTTCCAAATTGGATGAGTTTTTATCAGCTTGTCAGTTAGGAACAACGCTCACATCACTAGCACTGGGTTGGTTAGGAGAATCGACGATAGAAGAATTACTTCATCCGATCTTTGTCTGGGTTCATGTTCCAGCAGGATTAGAATCGGTCATATCATTTATTATCGCCTTTTTGTTATTGACTTATTTCGAAGTGTTGATCGGAGAACTGGTTCCCAAATCGTTCGCTATTCAACTGGCTGAACCGATGGCATTATTTTTTGCTCGTCCGATGATGATTTTTTACCGGATTACGTATCCATTTAACTGGGTACTGAGCCGTTCAGCACGTCTGATTACGGGATTATTCGGAGTAAAGCCTATCTCTGAACAAGATGCCGCACAGAGTGAAGCAGAGTTACGATTTGCTCTATCGGAAGGATTCAAAAGCGGTAATATTACACCGACAGAATATCGTTATTTGAATAATGTGTTTGAATTTGATGAATTAGTCGGTAGCGAGATTATGGTTCCACGTACAGAGATGAAGTATATCGGGCATGAAGCGAAATTAGCAGACTTCTATGAGCTGGTGAAAGAAGAGCCATACAGCTTGATTCCTGTCGCTCTGGATGGAGATAAAGACCGGATTATTGGATTGCTCAATGTCAAAGAAGTATTGCGTGATGCTGTGAGTCATCCGCATACACCTACTGATCCGATTGCGCCTTTTATCAAGCCTGTCTTGCAATTGATAGAGACTGTGCCTGCTCGTGAATTATTAGGGCAAATGCAAAAGCAAAATATTCATATGGCGGTTTTGCTAGATGAGTATGGTGGAACAGCAGGTATGGTGACATTGGAAGATATTTTAGAAGAAATTGTGGGCGATATTCCTTCCAAATCGGATATTGAGCCTGCTGCTACTCCAGCGATTCATAAGCTAGGAGACAAGCATTATCGTCTACAACCACTTGCATTGATTCATGAAGTGAATCGTCGTCTAGGAACGGATATCGAAGCTGGAGAAGCGTATACGATTGGTGGATGGATCTGGGCGCAGAAATTTAATATTCATGAAGGTGAATCGGTACGGGTCGAAGAATATGAATTTACCGTAACCCGTATGGAAAACCGTCATATTAAAGAAATTGAAGTGACTACGTTTGAAGAAGATGAAGAAGAGGAGCAAGAGTAA
- a CDS encoding aldo/keto reductase, translating into MKKNRLGTSDLIVGEIGLGCMSLGTDESKVIPLLHEALDLGINFLDTADIYDNGHNEELIGKAIKGRRSDVIIASKVGNTRVEGQDGLVWNPSKAHIMEAIKESLRRLQTDYIDLYQLHGGTMDDNIDETIEAFAQLKREGLIREYGISSIRPNVIREYVDRSHIVSVMSQYSILDRRPEEEVLPLLTQKGISSIVRGAVASGALADGREDKAQKGYLDISGEDVISLRQQLEPLTQANRSLSQTAIQYVLAHPAVAVLAAGASSSQQLRENVEAASSPALTDDEVQMIRSIRAANQYTQHR; encoded by the coding sequence ATGAAAAAGAATAGACTGGGTACATCAGATTTAATCGTCGGTGAAATTGGACTGGGTTGTATGTCTCTAGGAACAGACGAGAGCAAAGTGATTCCGTTGCTACATGAAGCGCTGGATCTGGGGATTAACTTTTTGGATACAGCAGATATTTATGATAACGGGCACAATGAAGAATTGATTGGTAAAGCGATCAAAGGTCGCCGCAGTGATGTGATTATCGCTAGCAAAGTAGGTAATACTCGTGTAGAAGGTCAAGACGGATTAGTATGGAATCCATCCAAAGCTCATATTATGGAAGCGATCAAAGAAAGCTTACGACGCTTACAGACCGATTATATTGATCTGTATCAACTGCATGGCGGTACAATGGATGACAATATTGACGAAACGATCGAAGCTTTTGCACAATTAAAAAGAGAAGGGCTGATTCGAGAATACGGTATTTCTTCGATTCGTCCTAATGTGATTCGTGAATATGTAGATCGTTCGCATATTGTCAGTGTAATGAGCCAGTACAGTATTCTAGATCGTCGTCCTGAAGAAGAAGTATTACCGTTATTAACACAAAAAGGGATCAGTTCTATTGTACGTGGTGCTGTAGCAAGTGGTGCTTTAGCAGATGGACGTGAAGACAAAGCACAGAAGGGTTATCTGGATATTAGCGGTGAAGATGTTATTAGTCTGCGCCAGCAATTAGAACCTCTTACACAGGCTAATAGAAGCCTTTCCCAGACTGCTATTCAATATGTACTTGCTCATCCAGCAGTAGCAGTACTAGCCGCAGGAGCAAGTTCATCACAACAATTACGTGAAAATGTAGAAGCCGCTTCATCACCAGCATTAACAGATGATGAAGTGCAAATGATCCGTTCTATTCGGGCTGCTAACCAGTATACACAACACCGTTAA
- the glpK gene encoding glycerol kinase GlpK, whose amino-acid sequence MEKYIMALDQGTTSSRAILFNKKGEIVYMAQREFPQYFPKPGTVEQNANEIWSSILAVIASCLSESGIKPVQIAGIGITNQRETTVVWDRKTGDPVYNVLVWQSRQSAEICEDLKKRDLEQTFRDKTGLLIDPYFSGTKVKWILDHVEGTRERAERGELMFGTIDTWLIWKLSGGKAHVTDYSNASRTLMYNIYELKWDEELLDILGVPASMLPEVRPSSEVYAHTVDYHFFGQNIPIAGAAGDQQAALFGQACYEKGSIKNTYGTGCFMLMNTGEEPIRSEHGLITTIACGVDGKIHYALEGSIFVAGSAIQWLRDGLRMFRDAADSEAYAARVESTDGVYLVPAFVGLGSPYWDSEVRGAAFGLSRGTTKEHFIRATLESLAYQTKDVLTAMESDTGLKVESLKVDGGAVKNKFLMQFQSDILGVPVDRPVVNETTALGAAYLAGLATGYWTSLDEIAAAHEELNDQFTPNMEESRRETLYAGWQKAVHATMAFK is encoded by the coding sequence ATGGAAAAATATATTATGGCACTGGATCAAGGAACAACAAGCTCACGCGCAATTTTGTTTAACAAAAAAGGTGAAATTGTATACATGGCACAACGTGAATTTCCACAGTATTTCCCTAAGCCAGGTACAGTAGAACAAAATGCGAATGAAATTTGGAGTTCGATTCTAGCGGTTATCGCTTCTTGTCTGTCCGAGTCTGGAATCAAGCCTGTACAAATCGCAGGGATCGGTATTACGAACCAACGTGAAACCACTGTAGTCTGGGATCGCAAAACAGGAGATCCTGTCTATAATGTACTGGTATGGCAATCTCGCCAAAGTGCTGAAATCTGTGAAGATCTTAAAAAGCGTGATCTAGAACAAACTTTCCGTGATAAAACAGGATTGTTGATCGATCCTTACTTCTCCGGTACGAAAGTAAAATGGATTCTAGATCATGTTGAAGGTACACGTGAACGTGCAGAACGTGGAGAATTAATGTTCGGGACTATTGATACATGGTTGATCTGGAAATTATCCGGTGGTAAAGCGCATGTAACGGATTATTCTAATGCTTCTCGTACTTTGATGTACAATATCTATGAATTGAAATGGGACGAAGAGTTGCTAGATATTCTAGGGGTTCCAGCTTCAATGTTGCCAGAAGTGCGCCCTTCTTCTGAAGTCTATGCACATACCGTTGATTATCATTTCTTCGGTCAAAATATTCCGATTGCTGGCGCAGCAGGAGATCAACAAGCAGCGCTATTCGGACAAGCTTGCTATGAAAAAGGATCGATCAAAAACACATACGGTACAGGTTGCTTTATGCTTATGAATACTGGTGAAGAACCGATTCGCTCTGAACATGGTCTAATCACAACGATCGCTTGTGGTGTAGATGGCAAAATTCATTATGCACTAGAAGGAAGTATCTTTGTAGCTGGTTCTGCTATTCAGTGGTTACGTGATGGTCTACGTATGTTCCGGGATGCGGCAGATAGTGAAGCTTATGCTGCACGTGTAGAATCTACAGATGGCGTATATCTTGTACCTGCTTTTGTAGGATTGGGTAGTCCATATTGGGATAGTGAAGTACGTGGAGCCGCATTTGGTCTCAGCCGCGGAACAACCAAAGAACACTTTATTCGTGCTACATTAGAATCACTAGCTTACCAGACCAAAGATGTATTAACCGCAATGGAGAGCGATACAGGGCTTAAAGTAGAATCATTGAAAGTTGATGGCGGCGCAGTAAAAAATAAATTCTTAATGCAGTTCCAAAGCGATATTCTAGGCGTTCCTGTAGATCGTCCTGTAGTGAATGAGACAACAGCGCTAGGAGCAGCTTATCTGGCAGGACTTGCAACAGGTTATTGGACAAGTCTTGATGAGATTGCCGCAGCACATGAAGAATTAAATGATCAATTTACACCGAATATGGAAGAGTCCCGTCGTGAAACTCTATATGCTGGCTGGCAAAAAGCTGTTCATGCAACCATGGCTTTTAAATAA
- a CDS encoding bile acid:sodium symporter family protein encodes MNAVAKVSKFVGDTFSIWVILFALLGFFMPAVFTGLKGQISLLLGIVMFGMGLTLSSADFREVFRRPLDVALGVVGHYIIMPLLAYGLAIALQLPPDIAVGVILVGCCPSGTSSNVMTFLSKGDVALGVSIASVSTLIAPLATPAMISLLAGQWMDISASSLILDILKVVIVPIVLGVIVKSLFRKQAEAATVALPFVSTLAIVLIVSIVVGLNRDKIVETGLLIFLVVILHNGLGYLLGYLFAKAIRMNPAQRKAIVFETGMQNSGLGASLAAAHFNPLAAVPSAIFSVWHNISGSLLATWFARRAAKEEQQIKET; translated from the coding sequence ATGAATGCTGTAGCCAAAGTTAGTAAGTTTGTAGGGGATACATTTTCGATCTGGGTGATATTATTTGCGTTACTTGGATTTTTTATGCCTGCTGTATTTACAGGGTTGAAAGGACAGATTTCGTTATTGCTTGGAATCGTGATGTTTGGAATGGGATTGACTTTGTCTTCTGCTGATTTTCGCGAAGTGTTTCGTCGTCCGTTGGATGTTGCGTTGGGAGTAGTAGGGCATTATATTATTATGCCGTTACTTGCTTATGGTCTAGCGATTGCGTTGCAACTTCCGCCTGATATTGCTGTAGGTGTGATTCTTGTCGGTTGTTGTCCAAGTGGTACATCTTCTAATGTCATGACTTTTTTATCTAAAGGAGATGTAGCGCTAGGCGTATCTATCGCTTCTGTATCGACTTTGATTGCTCCACTAGCTACACCGGCGATGATTTCGTTACTTGCCGGACAATGGATGGATATTAGTGCAAGCAGTCTTATTCTAGATATCCTCAAAGTAGTGATCGTTCCTATTGTACTAGGCGTTATTGTAAAATCACTATTTCGCAAACAAGCAGAAGCGGCTACAGTGGCGTTGCCTTTTGTTTCTACGCTTGCGATTGTATTGATCGTCTCGATTGTTGTAGGTCTAAATCGCGACAAAATTGTGGAAACGGGATTATTGATTTTCCTTGTCGTTATTTTACATAATGGACTTGGTTATTTGCTCGGATATTTGTTTGCCAAAGCGATTCGTATGAATCCTGCACAACGTAAAGCTATTGTTTTTGAGACAGGTATGCAAAATTCAGGGCTAGGAGCAAGTCTGGCTGCGGCTCATTTTAATCCTTTAGCCGCTGTGCCAAGTGCCATTTTTAGTGTATGGCATAATATTTCAGGTTCGTTATTAGCAACATGGTTTGCTCGTCGTGCTGCCAAAGAAGAACAACAGATAAAAGAGACTTAA
- a CDS encoding RrF2 family transcriptional regulator: MTTRAKLIGPARFSVAVHALAGLASNGGTLSSAMLAAQVHSHPTFLRRILATLASHKIVDTREGRDGGYTLRMPADQLTLSAIYLAIRIEQPIHELSNADGIQDSQKANQRLSNIMKGAEQQVIDYLQQFTLADIIEDSDDY, translated from the coding sequence ATGACGACACGAGCTAAATTGATTGGACCCGCACGCTTTAGTGTAGCTGTTCATGCTCTTGCCGGGCTTGCTTCAAATGGTGGAACATTATCCAGCGCGATGCTTGCTGCTCAAGTTCATTCCCATCCAACCTTTTTACGAAGAATACTAGCTACACTAGCCAGTCATAAAATTGTAGATACGCGAGAAGGACGAGACGGTGGTTATACTTTGCGGATGCCAGCCGATCAATTAACGTTGTCTGCTATCTATCTTGCTATTCGTATCGAACAACCGATTCATGAGTTGTCTAATGCTGATGGTATACAAGATAGCCAAAAGGCAAATCAGCGATTGAGTAACATCATGAAAGGCGCAGAACAACAAGTGATAGATTATCTTCAACAATTCACTTTAGCTGATATTATAGAAGATTCAGATGATTATTAG
- a CDS encoding glycerol-3-phosphate responsive antiterminator: MFHGQAILPAAKSMKQFEQILSSSYEYGVFLDTHIAQLKNIYKMANHHQKKMFLHADLVHGLKNDEYAAEYLCQEIKPYGIISTRGNMILKAKQKGVIAIQRVFMLDTIALEKSYALLQKTQPDYIEVLPGVVPHMIKEVIERTNIPVFAGGLIRTANDVEQALAAGATAVTTSNDQLFAHYRTDK, translated from the coding sequence ATGTTTCACGGTCAGGCGATTTTGCCAGCAGCCAAAAGTATGAAGCAATTTGAACAAATCTTATCCAGTTCGTATGAATATGGAGTATTTTTGGATACCCATATTGCTCAACTCAAAAATATTTATAAAATGGCAAATCATCATCAAAAAAAAATGTTTTTGCATGCCGATCTAGTACATGGTCTCAAAAATGATGAGTATGCAGCTGAATATTTGTGTCAGGAGATTAAGCCTTACGGTATTATTTCGACACGCGGTAATATGATTTTAAAAGCCAAGCAAAAAGGAGTTATCGCTATTCAGCGTGTTTTCATGCTTGATACGATTGCGCTGGAGAAAAGTTATGCTTTATTGCAAAAGACACAGCCTGATTATATTGAAGTCTTACCCGGCGTGGTTCCTCATATGATCAAAGAAGTCATTGAACGCACCAATATTCCTGTATTTGCAGGTGGGTTGATTCGTACAGCTAATGATGTGGAACAAGCACTTGCTGCGGGGGCAACAGCAGTTACGACATCCAATGATCAGTTGTTTGCTCATTACCGTACAGACAAGTAA
- a CDS encoding DJ-1/PfpI family protein, with protein MPERYQVGILLFDEVEVMDFAGPFEVFSLAETVDKQKLFQVHTISPDGELISARNGLKVQPDYAIQDMPAMDILIIPGGYGAEEIIIHDPVIIKWIQTQAQQVKLLASICTGALVLAEAGLLQGLEATTHWMDLDRLQQDYPDVIVKSGVKFVDQGSIMTSAGISAGIHLALHIVSEWVNIDCARTIIKRMDIDIEM; from the coding sequence ATCCCAGAACGTTATCAGGTCGGTATTTTGTTGTTTGATGAAGTGGAAGTAATGGATTTTGCAGGGCCGTTTGAAGTGTTTTCACTTGCAGAGACGGTAGATAAGCAGAAGTTATTTCAAGTACACACGATATCTCCAGATGGTGAACTTATCAGTGCTCGTAACGGACTAAAAGTACAACCAGATTATGCGATTCAAGATATGCCTGCAATGGATATTTTAATTATTCCCGGTGGGTACGGGGCAGAAGAAATCATTATTCATGATCCTGTCATTATCAAATGGATACAAACACAAGCTCAACAGGTGAAATTACTAGCTTCTATTTGTACCGGTGCATTGGTGCTAGCAGAAGCAGGGCTGTTACAAGGTCTAGAAGCAACTACTCATTGGATGGATCTGGATCGATTGCAACAAGATTATCCTGATGTGATCGTCAAATCAGGTGTGAAATTTGTAGATCAAGGATCGATTATGACATCCGCAGGAATCTCGGCAGGTATCCATTTGGCATTACATATTGTAAGTGAATGGGTTAATATAGACTGTGCTCGTACTATCATCAAACGAATGGATATAGATATTGAGATGTAA